In Oncorhynchus kisutch isolate 150728-3 linkage group LG11, Okis_V2, whole genome shotgun sequence, the genomic stretch CTGTTCAGTGTATGTTCAAATCTATAGGGtagctgttcagtgtgtgtgttatagggtagctgttcagtgtgtgttATAGGGtagctgttcagtgtgtgtgtgttataggaTAGCGGTTCAGGCCAGGAAGATCAGGAGCAGGCTCTTCGGTTAGAGGAGGATACAGTCATCTACCTCTGTCAGAGTGCAGTGCTGCACTCCCCATCCACCTTCCTACAAACCTACACCAAGGCTACCAACATCCTCATGGATTCCGGTAATTGCTTTCTGTGTGTTTTATCTAGGGCTAGATCCGCATTATAGAGCGATTGAAATTTAACGGTAATTGCcgattgagctgacatatgcagTATTTACCGTAAATGCAGTCTCCTCAAAtgcaggaacattgcctttaaatgtaaATCACACTAGTGCAGGGCTTCCGCGATCCGGATTGAATGTAGACCTGTCTGGAATCAAAATcatcaaaataaatgttatattattTTAGAAATCGTGTGGCCGACACACCGCAGACTTTACTGGTAGCAGGAGAATGAAGAAATGACTACTAGACAATCGTCCTCCCATCAGTAACactaaataaataattttcttactgtgtatctgtgtgtatgagTATGTGTCTGTGATCAAGCCATGACTAACAACCATTTAAACTTTTTCTTCATATAttttattcagacagggagtaTAACCAAGCATTCATTTGCCATTTGATGTATTTCTTGTTTAAGCTCAACAGTCTGCATACAAAACTGAGCTTAAAATGCAGCTTTAACATTTCTAGTTAAATGGCTTGTTAGTCTTTCAGAGCCTCCAACCAAGGTGCTCTTTCTGCAGACGGATAAGGCAGCAAgttaaaggagaaagagagaagggggggggatcTCAGTAAGACTATAGGGATGATGATCGTCTCTGAAAAGCAGTACAATTACTGAACATGTGTTCAGGGCAACTGAAGCGTCCAGAAATGTGCCCTTTAGTTGGTACCATTCAGGTTCTCTAGGAGCACAACCCTGCATTATATTAAAGGAAAAGCAACACAGAAAAAAAGTATAGTGAATCCAACACCACCTCACTACTAGGTTGTTACATCAGTTTGTGTGTAAAACCCAGCTCCGTGGGAAGGATCGCAGAATGATCTTCCATATAGAAACCTGCTCACTGGAAAGCAAACGTTTGTGGGGTTTAGACTTGGTTCAATATCAACTGTTGAAGTGATTCACCAGACAGATGACAAAGTAGCTATAGTAGAAGCGCTTAAAACCGTCCTTTCCAACATTCACTTATAGTGGAACTGTCACTTTAATGCCCCAAAAACATCAGAGTAAACACAGAAGGTTAGGAAGGCCCCTACAATCCAAGAGGCTCAGCATATACACAGTTTATTGACCTAACACTGCTACAACAAGTTATGGAACCAGTAAGGCACAATTCAGAAAACTGCATGATTTTTAACTTAAGCCACAGGGAATGCGTTTTTGGAAATAAATACAAAGAGCAAAGGATAGGTTTCATACAAAACAGGGATAAAACGGTCAAAGTGTTTGAGACGACTGGAAACCTGCAGTCACAAGCTACACTTTCAGCAACagttctttttttgggggggttctaCTTTTACCCACATTTCCTGTGCTTTACATTTACAAATAGTATTCTTCAGTTCTAAGGCCATCATCATAATCAACAACAAAACACCAATATCAAAGTCAGTCAGTCCACTTAACAACCcacttactactactaccagtcccTTCAGGTGCAACATCCCATGCAAAAACATACCGTTTTAATCAAGGCTGTTCTGTAGTCCCCCTAAGGTGGTTGTGTTGATTGTATATAGTAGTAGCTGTAACAAGGCTGAGGTGGAGCGGACCAAggtggtaatgatggtgggtAAGTTAGTGTGTGGTGGACACGGAGGTGGAGTTGGCAGAGAGCAGCAGAGGTGTGGTGATCTGAGGGCTGAGGGGAGCCTGCGGTAGAAGTTAccactaaccacagatctaggaccaaATCTCCCTATACCTAGTCGTATAGTTATCCATTAGGGGATGAAACTACTATCTGACCCTGGACCTGTGGTTAGGGTCAACTTCTACCCACAcctggagaggagatggaggggagagagagccaaGCCCAGTCCTCTTCATTATAGGATGGTActctctgtgtccaggtctgAGTCTTTGGGCTGAGATACGGATGCCATGGGGGCCATGGAGGGGGCGGTCACTGGCTGCTGGTCCACAGCAAACTCCGGGACGAAGGCTCGGGTCAACCCTTTGAGAGACAGCGCTGGGtctggacaggacagagacagtgaaATGTTACTGCTCCAGCTGACTGAGGAGTTAAGTCTTTTAAGCTGTAGTAGTTGAGTGATTGTCGAAAATCAGACACTGAATCTGACTTCAGTTAAATATTGTGGATTAACAAGGTCAAAGTACTAAGAAGTCAATGAATAGAAATTCCTGAAGGGGAAAACTAAATAGCTGATATTAAAATCATCAAAAAGTCACTTGAAAATATGTGTTCAATGTTAGTACGTTTTGGGAAGCATGGTTGAcgtgcataaagagagacaagcAAAATGCTAATTCAACCTCCAGTACAGACTGTCACATCCTCAatctaggcaggtagcctagtgtttagagcgttggactagtaaccaaaaggttccaagttcaaatccccaagctgacaaatcagttgttctgcccctgaacaggcagttaacccactgttcctaggtcgtcattgaaaataaaaatgtgttgttaactgacttgcctagttacagaAAAAGTTacagaaaaaataaaataatctgaAGGACCTGACATCCAAACAGTGACGTCAACCTTTGAAATCTACTACCATTGTTTACCATTTTCCACTGGCTTTAAGATCGGAAAATAGCAGTGAATCATCAAGTAGAGTTAAGTGGCAGCCTATCAGAGAGGATGCCGAACCACAGAGTCACGCGAATGCTATCCACATTCCATCATAAAGCAATATAAAGCAGATATTTCTCTATTGAAAACCACATTGCTGCTGTCATCACTATTCTGCTCAGAACTGTTGAGTTGAAGAGAGCCTCATGCTTCAAATGCATCCAAGGCATGCAACTTCTAAACACAGTCCTGTCCCATGCATACCGGAACACTAAAACCTGATGCGGTCGGGTTGCCACACTAAAACACCAAGACAAGACAGGTTATAGTAGCGCTGGGAAGATAAACTGAAAACTAAAAACTAAATCGACCATACCGATCAGTTTTCACAGGCTTTTGTTTTACTCATATCATTCATTGAGATAAGTTGCCAATAAAAGAGAAATTCAGTTTGAAACTAAATAAGTTTGCTTATCTGGTTGACTGATAATGGGCCAATTGATGgttacaaccatcaaactagtattAGTAGTTAAAAAGGATAATACACAAAAGGTGGTGCACAATAGTTATAAAAGTATCTTTCTATTTATCGCTATCGCATCAATTCAGACAATTTATGGCAATGTGTATTTTTGTCCAAATGGCCCAGCTCTAGGCCATAGAACTTCCACCCTAAATAGTCTGATCATGCTAGAATGATATTCTGATGTTGATGTTTATTTATGTACAATAGTACAGCTTCAACCTCAGTCTTCTAATCAAGATGACAATGACTTATATTCattgaagaaaaaaacatttacagatgGAGAACAAATGCATTTGAAGGGTTTGCAAAAGACATACTGACAGaatcaatcaaatttaaaaaaaggtaATATTCTGCCAATTCCATGAATCAAATCGGTTTTCAGTTTCTGGTATCCTCTCATCATTTAGAGACAAACCATTAGAGATGTCCTTTGAAAACCCCACATCAAAATGTTACTGACATTTAAATGATTTAAAAATGAAGGTGGTATATCATGATGGTTCATGGCCAATGGGATCGATGATAAAACATCTATTAGAAAAGCAGGCACAAGTGGTAGGTTTCTAAAAGTATGTTGTGGTAATGGAGTAATGCAGAAACGGATGGCGTGCAGCAGCTGCAAAATACAAGTCCTAACAAACCTCTTTCATAAATGCTCCTTAACCTGTGGACACAGGACTTTTAGATAAAACATTGTCAATGTACTGGCAACACTGGAGTAAAATACACAAGTGAGAAGGAAGTACTGAACCAATACTATAAACTGAAAGAAGGGATTGTTGTGATATGACCAAAAGTACATaaacacctgctcgtcgaacatctcattccaaaatcatggtcattaatatggagttggtccccccctttgctgctataacagcctccactcttctgggaaggatttccactagatgttggaacattgctgcggggacttacttccattcagccacaatagcattagtgaggtcggcactgatgttgggagattaggcctggctcgcagtctgccttccaattcatcccaaaggtatttgaAGTGGTTGAgggcagggctctgtgcaggccagtcaagttcttccacaaaccatttctgtaaggaccttgctttgtgcacaggggcattgtcatgatgaaacaggaaagggccttccccaaactgttgccacaaagttggaagcacagaatcatctagaatatcattgtatgctgtagcgttaacatttcccttcactggaactaaggggcctagcccaaaccatgaaaaacagccccagaccattattcctcctccaccaaactttacagttggtgctatgcattggggcaggtagtgttctcctggcaaccgccaaatccagatttgtccgtcagactaccagatggtgaagcgtgattcatcactccagagaacgcgcttccactgcttcagagtccaaaggcggcaaactttacaccactccagccgacgtttagcattgcgcatggtgaacttaggcttacgactgctcggccatggaaaaccatttcatgaagcttccaacTAAGTTACTGTGCTAACGTTGCTTctggaggcagtttggaacttcttagtgagtgttgcaactgaggacagatgatttttaagcGCTACGGTCcccttctgtgagcttgtgtggcctaccactttgcggctgagccgttgttggtcctagacgtttccacttcacaataacagcacttacagttgtccggggcagctctagcagggcagaaatttgacttgttggaaaggtggcatcctatgacggtgccacgttgaaagtcactgagctcttcagagcaggccattctactgccaatgtttgtcaatggagattgcatggttgtgagctcgattttacacacctgtggttgaaatagccgaatccactaaatggctttgtatatatagtgtgtcaGTTCTGTGTCGGTTTTTAGAATTTGTTGTTAATGTCCTTCTGTGGCGTGTTACCAACAACCAAATTAATCTCCTTTCATGGGAAAATAAAGCATCACTTGACCGGACTCACCCATGATTTTGTAGGCTGTGCTGCAGATCCCGTTGGTATCATTTCCCTGTGTGGGGGGCTGAGGGGGCGGAGGAATGTTGGGCCTGTTTCTGGGTTTGGGGACGGGGCGTGGTCGGGGGAGGGAGCCTGACTGGAAGGGCAAGGTGGAGGCAGGATGGGCACTGGGTATGTCCTGGGGGACGGTGGAGGGTGGAGGTGTATCAGGCGGGGTGGGGGTGTCTGTTGGAGAATATTCCGCCCCCGGGTTGTCTCCTGTGGGATGGCCGAGGGCCCTGGGTTGGGATGGGGGGCTGACCTGTGAGGGTGTGGGGGGCTGTGGGGGTGGGTGGTTGGGGGCCTGGATGGAGGGCTGGTTGTTGGAGTGGCGGCGGGGGGTGGTGGAGGGCTGGGATGTGGGCAGGGTGGGGGAGGTAGGGGAGTGGCTTGAGGAAGAGATGGGTCTGGGGGAGGGGCTGAGGGACTGGCCCGAGGAGGGGTTGTGGTTGGTGAGGTTACTGGGCTGGCCTATAGGGGGGTTGGGCAGCTTGGGAGGGGCAGGGGCTGGCTTCTTTGTACCTGGATAGTAGAGAGAGGTTGACTTCAGAAAATATCTTGTGTCTACATATATTTGAGGCTACCTGAAATTGCATGTCTATGTCTAACAGGGGAGCTACACTGGGGCGTCACAAAAACGGTGGGTTTCTAGCTGCTACACTGGACCCGTAACTATAGCCGGCCTGAGCAGAGCCCAAGACACTTTATGTAGTGTTCTCGGGCATGAGGCACGTGTTAAATTCTTAAAAAATAGAACCAGAGCGGGCCTCTGAACCGCGTTGCTTACATCCAGGTTTCATTCAAATGTTTAGGTGCATCTCACACTCTGCAAAGGTGAGGCATCCAGTGTAGCATGCTTTTAAatctgtcaaaatgtaacaataTAACTACTAGTGCAATTTACCTTGTAATAAGACTTATTAATGAAAAAGCACAGAATAGGTTCTTTATTCAAATTTCCTTATGATACCATATGCATATAGCTACAAACAAATGTCTAACAACCTAATAAAGGTGAGCTGAATTGCTTTAAGGAGTGAGTAACCTCTGCGCATCATGTGTGGACTGGGCCCCATGGATCCGGCCCCAGGGCCTACCACTCCCAGCTGTCCCCCTGCTCCACCTCCTCCTGCTGGGCTGGCTGTGCCCGGGTTGTCCCCTCCTGAACCGTTCCTTTGATGGAGGGTCTGGGTGGAGGTGGGGTCACGCTTTGGGTTGCTTAACAGACAGAGGTCACCATTGTAAGTACAGCACCCAGATATTAGTGTAGAGCTCTGAAGATATCCACCATGAAATATAAAAAATGTTGAGTGAGCTTTTTCTCTTTAACTACACTACGCTGTTTCTTTGGTTTACCTTCTATATTCTAACCAATAGAACAGTTTGGAACTGACATTGAATAGAATCCTTTCATAAATTGATTCAAAAACATCCTTCAAAAAGTTACATAAGCTCAATGAGAGGACAGAAGTAATGGCCAAACAACATTTCCGAGGACAGAGCTTTGTACAACAGTTTTCTGCTGATTCATGTGTTCTAGTGTGAGAGCAGAGGCGTGAGGGACCTCTGAGGATGGCTGGCTCACAGCAGCCATTGTTGTACAGGGCCAGTGGTCTGAACTGAGATGTACTCACAGTGTTATTATAATGATTATTTGTTAGTAGTGAGGAAAATGCAGTTAGACAGTGAGAGGAAAAGTTGAGTCAGAAAGGCAAGAGAGAGATTTTCTAGtatgggtaccagtctgtttagctagtATTCCACTCCTGTCATGCTAAAAATGTGGCATATGACGGATTACAAGAAGTGGAAcgttagctaaacagactggtacccataCCAGTCATTTTCCACTCAAATAAATGATGTTTGAAATAGATTTTTTGTATTAGAATGAacataaaacatatatatttgtaCAAGAGCAGTCACATCACCATAAACAGCGCACACACACCTTAACAACAGATCATCATCAAAGATTGCAGTCAAAAGTGTGTTTTCTTATCATGCAGTGGAGTGGCATGCGTGTCTGTGCTCCACAGTGCACTACACACCCACGTCCTTACCTGAGACCCTCCGTGGTGGTAGCTAGAAGCTGCTGCGCTGCCACCAGGGCAGCCATACCCAGTGCCAGGCTAGGCTGGCAGCCCTCCGGCGGGGCCTGGAGCTCGGCCACACACCCCGTGACCTGCCCAGGCCCTGGGGACTCCACAGGGGGTAAGGGGGGCAGGAAGGCGGGTGAAACATGCTGCTTTCTACCTAACGTGTTGCTGCCTCTACGGGGGATGGTGTTATGGTCCGACAGTTTGTTAGCAGAactagagaagggggagaggacagagaggcagacggCAGAGCCATGTTGAGAAAGACACCCACAGGACAGAATCACCAAGTCCCagagtaggtagagagagagcgagtgaaaatgagagagagagaacaagagagtgaGAGGTAGTCCACACCAAACGGAGAAAAAGGGATGTTAAGTAGATTTGTTGTCTAAAGTTACGCCTATAGTACTAAACATCCAGAAATAAGCTTCAAAAAGCCCCTCATGTAAGTAGTGATAATCAGCAAAGCTACCAatcaaaccaaacattcaaagtGTAAATGAATTATTATTGAGTTCTAAAAGTGAAAATCATTTCGATTGATGATAGCATGATATCCTCAGCTCAGAGCACTGGCAGGTACAGGACCTGTCTTTGACCTTTCACCCCACGGCAGTCCAAAGTAGAGGGAATGAGCTACTAGTGATGGGGTGCTGTGGTTAGTGGTTACCTGTCCTTGCGAAGTGTATCGTTCTCTGGCCCCACCATGCTACCAGGCCTCTTCCTCTCGATGGTGGAACAGTCGTACTCCATAGAGTGGTTGATGTGGTTGGAAGGAGGGGTGGGCATGGCAAACATCCCTGATACATTAAACTCCACATCTGCGCACATGGGGACAATAGGCAAGTAGAATTCCTTTAggggccatttaaaaaaaacaacagatCCATTTTTTTCAGTAGCCTAGGAATCAGATTTATACCACTGACAGAGAAAGGAGACCAATGACCTCCATTTTGAGGACCTAGTCAAAGTGGAAGGGTCAAAGGTCATATGTACATACCCTCAGGGAAGAACCAGTCAGCGTGTTGTATGATGGGTTCTATGATGGTCACCACGTGAACAGAGGTAGCAGCAGCCATCTCAGCTAGAGTGCTGCAGGCACACAGAGGAGAGCAGACAtgatgtcaaactcattccacggagggccgagtgtctgcaggttgtCGTTcctcactaattagtaaggaactccccacacctggttgtctaggtcttaattgaaaggaaaaaccagcAGAAACTAGGCCCACCAGGGAATCAGTTTGACACCCAGACAAACACTACATGATTATGACACCAATTTGTGAACACAAACTTTAGTTTTTCAGTTTGAATAGTGAGtactccccatctctcctcccccctctccccttttctcaCCCCTCCGTTTTGGCCCACAGCAGGTTTGGTCCCAGTACAATGGCGATGTTGCTAGGGGTCATCTTGTTGACCTCACTGTCCTGAGCCAGCTTGGACAGGAACTTCACCAGATACCTACaacacaggacagagacaggcacAGGTAAGGtaaatgttagctgttaagaaAAAGGGTAACATATTACACACAAGTTGTGTGAACCAGTCCATCTATTACCCACCTTAGGTTTGCTTTGTTGTTCTTTGGTAATTGATCACACACAACCCAGAGGGCCTGCAGTCGCTTGTCTGGCTCTAGAACActggggagagacacagagggacaaTCTGTTTCATGGCTGCCATCATTTCACTCCTTTTTTACTTTTCATTTCTACTACTTCTCCTTTACGTTCCTTCTACAGCTACAGTATGGCTGCTATTGAATGGAGTGTGTGGTGGTGGCTTACCTAGACGCCTGAATCCACTCGTCGTAAAGCTGAAAGCTCATCAGAGGTTCAGGTAGTTCTCTCAGGTAAGACTTCAGGGCTCCTGGAATGAAAGGACTGTTATGTGAGCAATGGTCTGCCAATCATTTCAGTTACATTACTtgaaaaatgtacaatatgtgaGTGGGGGTTAGGATCGTACCAGCGACAGCGTGGGGGTCTGAGTAGAACTCCTCCAGCTGTGAGGTGGAACAGTCCAGAGCAGCCTTGAGCTTCTTCAGTTTTGAGGTCCCTGCTGCGATCCTGAAGAGGCCCtggtacaacacacagacaggatggatgagacagacagggctTAATCAGACACTCTGTACTCACTCTCATACAAACGCAAACACACTGACCTCTCTCATGCATTCACACACATGAAGCTTCTCCTCACACAAAACATAAACCTCaattcacacacaaacaaaacttCTACTCTCTCCCACCCAAACAGTCCCTCCTCTCACCACAGGCTGTGTTCTGTGTTCACACATAGATTGAATGGGAAGACAATATGGTGAGAACTAAACACAGTTGATTTAGAACCTTGCCAGCAAACAACACGCATAGCATGATAATTCGGAATTACAGTATAATTGCTgacatttatttttgtaataatATATAGCTTTCTTTTTTTtgcacacaatcctgtctcggagctctgacatgcactgttaactgtggaatcttgtatagacaggtgtgtgcctttccaaatcatgtccaatcaattggatttTTACCACAGGCCGACTCCAATCaagcaatcaagttgtagaaaaatctcaacaatgatcaatggaaacatgatgcacctgagctcaattttgagtctcatagcaaagggtctgaatacttatgtaaataagatattttttattttatttgcagaaataAAAAtcaaaaatctgttttcactttgtcattatggggtattgtgatgtcattatggggtattgcgatgtcattatggggtattgcgatgtcattatggggtattgcgatgtcattatggggtattgcgatgtcattatggggtattgtgatgtcattatggggtattgcgatgtcattatggggtattgtgtgtagattgatgaggatttttatttttaatcaattttagaataaggctgtaacgtaacaaattgtggaaaaagtccaggggtatggacactttccgaatgcactgtacaaatTTAGACTAACAACAACTTACAGACAAACAATGACTACATCTCCTCTGCCCAGACCAGCATGCTCACACCCTTATCCCTAGTGCCTGCATGCTCACACCCCTACCCCAGCATGCTCACACCCTTATCCCTAGTGCCTGCATGCTCACACCCCTACCCCAGCATGCTCACACCCTTATCCCTAGTGCCTGCATGCTCACACCCCTACCCCAGCATGCTCACACCCTTATCCCTAGTGTCTGCATTATTGTTGGCCACTTAAATTGTACCAATGTGTTTCTCAGTCGCCCATGCTATTTCATTAATAAATCATTAGACTTTCCCATTGTGTTAATGAGGGCGGATTGATTTCCAAGTTTTTAGTGTACgttttttcaagatgagtgatgagAAGAGAATCGTCCAGCCCATCGGGTATCTCACTACACCCCCACATGCCacgtcttgaaatatgcagacagacggattaaaagtacagttacattgtaatacttctgacagggAACGTTCCAGCTCCCCCCACAACTTCTGGACTTTAAAGCATTTCTTACAAGTGGAAAGAACTCAGAGAAGGTTGCAGCAGATTTGAATGTTTTCGGTTCGTGTCTCTTCATGTTTGTTAACATTTCAAAATGTATGGGATCAAATATGTTTATTGCCAGTTCTTAAACCTTTTAGATCtaacaatctaaactagatgccctcaatctcacacaaatgatcaaggaacaaCCCTAAATCAATAAACATggacaccctcatagatattatcctgaccaacttcccctccaaatacacctctgctgttttcaaatcAGGATCTccgcaatcactgcctcattgcctgcatccactatgggtccacggtcaaacgaccagccctcatcactgttaaacactccctaaaacacttcagcgagcaggcctttctaatcgacatgGCCCAGGtaccctggaaggatattgacctcatcccgtcagtagaggatgcctagtcgttctttaaaagtaatttcctctccatcttaaataagcatgcccctttcaaaaaatgtagaaccaggaacagatgtagcccttggttcactccagatctgactgcccttgatcagcacaaaaacatcctgtggcgtactgccatagcatcaaatagtcccagcgatatgcaacttttcagggaagtcaggaaccaatacacgcagtcagtcaggaaagcaaaggccagctatTTCAAGCAGAactttgcatcctgtagctctaactccaaaaagttatgggacactaaagtccatggagaataagagcacctcctcccagctgccccactgcactgaggctaggaaacactgtcaccaccaataaatccacaataatcaagcatttctctacagctggccatgctttcctcctggctaacccaaccccggccaacagctccgtacccccgcagctacttgcccaagcctccccagcttctccttcacccaaattcagacagcagatgttctgaaagagctgcacaaCCGAGACCCATACAAATAGCTgggttagacaatctggaccctctttctaaaattctctctgtatatataaacgatgtcactcttgctgtgggcgattccctgatccacctctacgcagacgacaccattctgtatacttctggcccttctttggacactgtgttaacaaacctccaaacaagcttcaatgccatacaacactccttccgtggcctccaactgctcttaaacgctagtaaaactaaatgcatgcttttcaaccgatcgctgcctgcacctgcccgtccgcctagcatcactactctggatggttctgacttagagtatgtggacaactacaaatacctaggtgtctggctagactgtaaactctccttccagactcattcaacatctcaaatccaaaattaaatctagaatcggtattcctatttcgcaacaaagcctcattcactcacgccgccaaacataccctcgtaaaactgactatcctaccgatccttgactttggcgatgtcatttacaaaatagcctccaacactctactcagcaaactgaatgcagtctatcacattaTGTAGATTACATTTAAGAGGTTTAAAGTGCATTTTACATTTCATGTTTGGGCCCTTACCACAAAAAGTTTCTGCATGGATTCATTTCATTCATCCTTGTATTATTTAATTCACGCATCCATATTTAAATTTCTTTGTCCTCAACTATGATCCCCCTTCactttctccccctctacctcgcTCCCACAATGcttcaatccatccatccatccttctctccctacctcctccttcATGCCAGTCTCCAGCAGCATCATGATGCAGGCCTCTAATGGCAGAGCGATCTCTCTGCTGCTCCTCTTCAGATGCTCCTCCAGACCCGTCCCAAACGCTGGCTTCTCTGTCCACGAGTCTGacgggggagagacagagtggtagCACTGTTAGTATGGTGGGAACAAAACTAAAGTTGTTACGGGTCTGCAGAAAGAGGATGGTAGGATGACTGCGGATGAGGGGTTAGGAGGCCTGGGAATGGTAGATTTGTAGGTCAACAACGTCCCCTCTGGCCAACCATCAGTCACTCACTCCTCCAATAGATAACCACATTGTCTCCATCCATGGAATGTGTTGGTGAGTTTCTGTGCACTCAGTGGAAAGGAAAGCCCAGGTAGATCTGATGTGTGGAATGTTTGAATCATCATAAACCACATGCTGGGAGAGAAGGGTTGATTTAGACCACACCCTGTTTACAGGAGAAAAACCAGCCTGCCGaacacagagggaaagagag encodes the following:
- the LOC109898936 gene encoding rho GTPase-activating protein 17 isoform X2 — protein: MKKQFNRMKQLANQTVGRAEKTEVLSDDLLQIERRMEMVRVVSHNTHKRMVTCLQGHIGTDAEKRHKKLPLTALSQAMVDGGSQLGEESLIGKMMEVCGEAENRLASELLQHEVQIEKDMLDPLNQLAEVDIPNILKQRKQLARLVLDYDSARARWLQATKSIISGTNTQALTAKADLLKEEVDEAMNKMELCKDQLAADMYNFFSKEGDYACYYVMLLEAQADYHRKSLTVLESVLPTIQAQQDSWTEKPAFGTGLEEHLKRSSREIALPLEACIMMLLETGMKEEGLFRIAAGTSKLKKLKAALDCSTSQLEEFYSDPHAVAGALKSYLRELPEPLMSFQLYDEWIQASSVLEPDKRLQALWVVCDQLPKNNKANLRYLVKFLSKLAQDSEVNKMTPSNIAIVLGPNLLWAKTEGTLAEMAAATSVHVVTIIEPIIQHADWFFPEDVEFNVSGMFAMPTPPSNHINHSMEYDCSTIERKRPGSMVGPENDTLRKDSSANKLSDHNTIPRRGSNTLGRKQHVSPAFLPPLPPVESPGPGQVTGCVAELQAPPEGCQPSLALGMAALVAAQQLLATTTEGLSNPKRDPTSTQTLHQRNGSGGDNPGTASPAGGGGAGGQLGVVGPGAGSMGPSPHMMRRGTKKPAPAPPKLPNPPIGQPSNLTNHNPSSGQSLSPSPRPISSSSHSPTSPTLPTSQPSTTPRRHSNNQPSIQAPNHPPPQPPTPSQVSPPSQPRALGHPTGDNPGAEYSPTDTPTPPDTPPPSTVPQDIPSAHPASTLPFQSGSLPRPRPVPKPRNRPNIPPPPQPPTQGNDTNGICSTAYKIMDPALSLKGLTRAFVPEFAVDQQPVTAPSMAPMASVSQPKDSDLDTESTIL
- the LOC109898936 gene encoding rho GTPase-activating protein 17 isoform X5, which produces MKKQFNRMKQLANQTVGRAEKTEVLSDDLLQIERRMEMVRVVSHNTHKRMVTCLQGHIGTDAEKRHSVPRLYTGNGQKKLPLTALSQAMVDGGSQLGEESLIGKMMEVCGEAENRLASELLQHEVQIEKDMLDPLNQLAEVDIPNILKQRKQLARLVLDYDSARARWLQATKSIISGTNTQALTAKADLLKEEVDEAMNKMELCKDQLAADMYNFFSKEGDYACYYVMLLEAQADYHRKSLTVLESVLPTIQAQQDSWTEKPAFGTGLEEHLKRSSREIALPLEACIMMLLETGMKEEGLFRIAAGTSKLKKLKAALDCSTSQLEEFYSDPHAVAGALKSYLRELPEPLMSFQLYDEWIQASSVLEPDKRLQALWVVCDQLPKNNKANLRYLVKFLSKLAQDSEVNKMTPSNIAIVLGPNLLWAKTEGTLAEMAAATSVHVVTIIEPIIQHADWFFPEDVEFNVSGMFAMPTPPSNHINHSMEYDCSTIERKRPGSMVGPENDTLRKDSNPKRDPTSTQTLHQRNGSGGDNPGTASPAGGGGAGGQLGVVGPGAGSMGPSPHMMRRGTKKPAPAPPKLPNPPIGQPSNLTNHNPSSGQSLSPSPRPISSSSHSPTSPTLPTSQPSTTPRRHSNNQPSIQAPNHPPPQPPTPSQVSPPSQPRALGHPTGDNPGAEYSPTDTPTPPDTPPPSTVPQDIPSAHPASTLPFQSGSLPRPRPVPKPRNRPNIPPPPQPPTQGNDTNGICSTAYKIMDPALSLKGLTRAFVPEFAVDQQPVTAPSMAPMASVSQPKDSDLDTESTIL